The following nucleotide sequence is from Microthrixaceae bacterium.
GGAAGTGAGCGAAGGAACCCGTCCTACGAAAGGCGCCCTCTCGTGAACTGGTGGTGCGCCTCATCTGGCGAGGCGTGGACCTGGTCGTGGCAGACGCCCTACCTCGGCGCCCTAGTCATCCTGGCCGGTGTCGTCGGTGTGGCCGGGTGGTGGTCGACCCGGGGTCGTCACCAACCGTGGGCGCACACCACCCCCGAGCAGTGGAAGTCGGCTGCGGCCGCCCACGACCGAGAGGTCCACACGCTGGTGGCCGGCACCCCGAGGGGCCGGTCGGTGTCACTGGTGCTCGGGAGCATCGGGATGTGGCTGGTCATCGACTGGCCGTTGGCCAGCCTGGGTGCGGGGTACCTGGCCACCGCCCAGATGGCCCGCCAGATACTCATGGTCATGGTGGTGGCGCCCTTGCTCCTGTTCGCCATACCCCCGGCGCTGGCCATCGCCGCCGTCGGCTGGGGGAAGGCCCTGACCGTGCTGCGCTGGACGGCCCGACCACGCTTCGCCGTCCCGTTCGCGGCCCTCACCCTCATCGTGGTCAACACCCCCGCGGTGGTCGACCCGCTGTTGGCCAGCCCGTTCAGCTCGTTTCTGATGGACCTGGTGTGGACGCTGGCCGGATTCGCGCTGTGGATGCCGGTGCAGTGCCCACACCCAGGCGTGAAGCGACTCACCGGGCCGGCGGCGCTCGGCTACCTGATCGCCCAGTCCATCGTGCCGGTGCTGCCCGGGTTCTTCATGACCTGGGCCGACTACCCGATCTACGCCACCTACGAGTTGGCCCCCCGGGTGATCGAAGGCTTCGACGCCATCACCGACCAGCAGACCGCCGCCGCCGTGCTCCAGGTGGGGGGCATGGTGTTGCTGTGGTTGCAGATCGGCTACCGCTTCCTCACCTGGGGCCACGCCCAGATGGCCAACGACCAGCGAGGTTCACGATCCCTGTCGGGATCAGGACTCCGCTAAGTGTCCTAGCGGATAGGTCCGGTCGTCGTCGCTACCAGGTTGACCAGACCGAGGCTTCGCCTCGGTTTAACCATGCCGTGCTTATGGGTCGGTCCGCCTATAGGCGCACCTCCTAATCCTGGATCCGCCGGTCGGGGGCTCCGCCACAAATGGCTCTGCCCCCCTACCCTCGCCCGGTAGTGCTGCTTCAGCTCGTCACACAGCCGAACGAGTGGACCTATCCGCTCGGGTCCTTTGGCGGTTGAGTCGGGAATGGGCACGGGTCTGACCACCGACGCGACCTATCGTTGCTCGCGTGTTCGTGAAGATCTGCGGCATCACCCGAGAGGATGACGCTCTGCTGGCCCTGGCCATGGGGGCCGACGCGGTGGGCTTCGTGTTCGCGCCGTCCCGCCGCCAGGTCGCACCCGCCCTGGCCCGTGACATCGCCCGGCGCCTACCGCCCGAGGTGCTCACCGTCGGCGTCTTCCGAGACGAGGCACCGGCCCGGGTGGTCGACATCGTCAACTCCTCGGGTCTCAAGGCCGCTCAGCTTCACGGCCACGAATCCACCGAAGACGTGGCCTTCGTGGCCGAGCGGGTCCCGTGGGTGATCAAGGCGTTCGGGGCCAACGATTCAGCCCGTGCCCGCGCCGATCGCTTCGGGGCCACCGCGGTTCTGCTCGATGCCGTCGAACCCGGATCGGGTCAGACCTTCGACTGGAACCTGGCCGCCCGGCACCGTCGGGAACACCCGAGCCAGCGGCTGTTGTTGGCCGGTGGTCTTACCCCCGACAACGTGGCCGAGGCCATCGCCACCGTCCGGCCGTGGGGGGTAGATGTGTCCACCGGCGTAGAGGCCGAACACGGTGGGCCCGGGGTCAAAGATGCCCGCAGGGTCATGGCCTTCGTGGAGCGGGCCAAAGCGGCGGGGGCCGACCTGCCCGAAGATCTGGACGCCGACCTTCCCCCCATGCCTTACGACTGGATGAACGACGACCATGGCGACCACGGCGCCCGAGTCGTTCGCGATGGCCACGGAACCAATGCCGGGGGGATGCCCGGCGGGGTCCAAGGCGAGTTCATCGACGCCGAAGACCTGGGCTGGGAGGCGATGTGAGCCCCAGCCGACGTGACACGTCGCGTCACCCCCGGCTCCGCTGGTTCGCACAGGTGGCTGGCCACGGGCGGCGCACGGCCTGACCCGGCCCCGGCCGGGTCGCTTCGTGTCGCGTCCACAGGACCCGACCCGACGTCGGACCGTCACCGTTAGCGGCGGACCGGTTCGTCTCACACCTCGGCTTGACCGGGGCGTGCCCGTCTGGTCGGCTCGCTGTGGGCCATCCCCTGATCCAGCCCAACGTCGTCGAGGAAGGTCCTCATGTCCGAACCGAACCAACCCGAGCCGGGACATTCGTTCCCGGAACCCCAAAACGTGACCAGCCCGTTCCCGGACTCGATCATGGGAGAACCCGATGCCGGCGGCCGGTTCGGTCGTTTCGGCGGGCGTTTCGTGCCCGAGACGCTCATGCCAGCATGCATCGAGCTGGACGCGGCCTTTCGTGACGCGTGGGCCGACCCCGAGTTTCGATCCGAGCTCGACGGGCTGCTGACCGACTACGCCGGTCGACCGTCACCGCTCACCGAGTGCCATCGCCTGTCGGCCGAGCTCGGTGTACGGGTCCTGCTCAAGCGGGAAGACCTGAACCACACCGGGTCCCACAAGATCAACAACGTGCTGGGCCAGGCGCTGCTCACCAAACGGATGGGCAAGAAGCGCCTGGTAGCTGAGACCGGCGCCGGCCAACACGGCGTTGCCACCGCCACCGCCGCCGCCCTGATGGGGTTCGAGTGCACCGTCTACATGGGCGAGGTGGACATGGAACGCCAGAAGCTCAACGTGTTCAGGATGCGCCTGCTCGGCGCCGAGGTGAAACCAGCTTCCTCGGGTAGCCGCACCCTCAAGGACGCGGTCAACGAAGCCATGCGTGACTGGGTGGCCACGGTGGAGACCAGCCACTACTGCCTCGGCTCGGTCATGGGCCCGCATCCGTACCCGTGGATGGTGCGTGAGCTTCACCGCGTGTTGGGTGCTGAGGCCCGCGAACAGTCCCGGACCCTGCTGGGAGGATCTGACCCCGACGTGGTGGTGGCCTGTGTCGGCGGGGGATCCAACGCCGCGGGGATCTTCTCGGGATTCGCCGACACCACCGCCGAGCTGGTCGGGGTCGAACCGGCCGGAGGTGCCGCGGTCGGGGCGGGCGTGCCCGGCGTGGTACACGGGATGGCGTCGTTCCTGATGCAAGACGAGTGGGGTCAGGTCGAAGAAGCACACTCGATCTCCGCCGGCCTCGACTATCCGGGAGTGGGCCCCGAACACGCCCACCTGGCCGACACCGGTCGGGCCACCTACCACCCGGTGACCGACGACGAAGTGATCAACGCCTTCCAGGTGTTGAGCCGTACCGAGGGGATCATCCCCGCTCTGGAACCGGCCCACGCCCTGGCCTGGGTGATCCGAGAAGCCCCGGCACTGGCCGGACGCACGGTGCTGGTGAACCTGTCGGGCCGGGGCGACAAGGACGTGGCCCAGATGATGGACATCTTGGAGGACAAGCTGTGACCCTCGACCTTCCCCCTGTGGCCGAGCTGGACCCCGGCCCCCTCGAAGTGCACCTGCGAGCCCGACGAGAAGCTGGTGCCAAGTTGTTGGTTCCCTACCTCACCGGCGGCCTGGGCAACTGGACAGAGGTGGTACGGGCCGTGGCTGACGCCGGGGCCGACACCGTGGAGATCGGTATCCCGTTCTCCGACCCGGTGATGGACGGCCCGACCATCCAGGCTGCATCGGAACGGGCGCTGGCCGAGGGGACCACCCCCGAGACCGTGTTCAGCGGTCTCAGAGGCATCGATGCAGGGGTACCGGTCCTGGCCATGACCTACTACAACCTCGTGTTCCACATGGGAGACGAACGCTTCGCCGGAGAGATGGCCGAAGCCGGGTTCAGCGGGATGATCCTTCCCGACGTTCCCATGGAGGAGCAGGGTCCGTGGCGGGCCGCGGCCGACGAGGCCGGGATCGAGACCGTGTTGTTGGCCGGTCCGATCACCCCAGACGACCGGTTGCAGGCCGTATGTGACCGTTCCCGCGGTTACGTCTACGGGGTGAACCTCATGGGTGTGACCGGTGAACGGGCTTCTCTGGGGGAACAGGCCGCTCGGCTGGCCGGACGCCTGAAGGCGGCCACCGACAAGCCGGTCCTGATGGGTTTCGGGGTGTCCACCCCCGAGCAGGCCGTGGAGGTGGCCGAGGTCAGCGACGGTGTGATCGTGGGAACGGCCCTGGTGAGGCGCCTGCTCGACGGCGGTGGTGCCGATGAAGCGCACCGCTTCATCTCAGACCTCCGTCGGGCCCTCGACGACACCTGACCGATCAGACTTGGCTTGTGCTCGATTCTCCCTGGTCACCCAGGCGAATTCGGCTTTCTCAGCGGCCACCATCTGTTCGGTTGTCTGATGATCTGGAGCGGGGGGACAAGAGCGGGGGTTCGGGGGGCAGAGCCCTTTGTGGCGGAGCCCCCGACCTGCGGAGATCGGCTTTGCCGGTCGTAGCAGCGAAGACGTCGGCCTGTCAGGCCGGCAACCCAACTCCGCCGGAAGGCTCTGCCTTTCGGCGGATCCAGGCCTAGGAGGTGAGCCGATAGGCGAGCCGACCCATAAGCACGGCATGGCTAAACCGAGGCGAAGCCTCGGTCTGGTCAACCT
It contains:
- a CDS encoding cytochrome c oxidase assembly protein — its product is MNWWCASSGEAWTWSWQTPYLGALVILAGVVGVAGWWSTRGRHQPWAHTTPEQWKSAAAAHDREVHTLVAGTPRGRSVSLVLGSIGMWLVIDWPLASLGAGYLATAQMARQILMVMVVAPLLLFAIPPALAIAAVGWGKALTVLRWTARPRFAVPFAALTLIVVNTPAVVDPLLASPFSSFLMDLVWTLAGFALWMPVQCPHPGVKRLTGPAALGYLIAQSIVPVLPGFFMTWADYPIYATYELAPRVIEGFDAITDQQTAAAVLQVGGMVLLWLQIGYRFLTWGHAQMANDQRGSRSLSGSGLR
- a CDS encoding phosphoribosylanthranilate isomerase, giving the protein MFVKICGITREDDALLALAMGADAVGFVFAPSRRQVAPALARDIARRLPPEVLTVGVFRDEAPARVVDIVNSSGLKAAQLHGHESTEDVAFVAERVPWVIKAFGANDSARARADRFGATAVLLDAVEPGSGQTFDWNLAARHRREHPSQRLLLAGGLTPDNVAEAIATVRPWGVDVSTGVEAEHGGPGVKDARRVMAFVERAKAAGADLPEDLDADLPPMPYDWMNDDHGDHGARVVRDGHGTNAGGMPGGVQGEFIDAEDLGWEAM
- the trpB gene encoding tryptophan synthase subunit beta, translated to MGEPDAGGRFGRFGGRFVPETLMPACIELDAAFRDAWADPEFRSELDGLLTDYAGRPSPLTECHRLSAELGVRVLLKREDLNHTGSHKINNVLGQALLTKRMGKKRLVAETGAGQHGVATATAAALMGFECTVYMGEVDMERQKLNVFRMRLLGAEVKPASSGSRTLKDAVNEAMRDWVATVETSHYCLGSVMGPHPYPWMVRELHRVLGAEAREQSRTLLGGSDPDVVVACVGGGSNAAGIFSGFADTTAELVGVEPAGGAAVGAGVPGVVHGMASFLMQDEWGQVEEAHSISAGLDYPGVGPEHAHLADTGRATYHPVTDDEVINAFQVLSRTEGIIPALEPAHALAWVIREAPALAGRTVLVNLSGRGDKDVAQMMDILEDKL
- a CDS encoding tryptophan synthase subunit alpha — its product is MDPGPLEVHLRARREAGAKLLVPYLTGGLGNWTEVVRAVADAGADTVEIGIPFSDPVMDGPTIQAASERALAEGTTPETVFSGLRGIDAGVPVLAMTYYNLVFHMGDERFAGEMAEAGFSGMILPDVPMEEQGPWRAAADEAGIETVLLAGPITPDDRLQAVCDRSRGYVYGVNLMGVTGERASLGEQAARLAGRLKAATDKPVLMGFGVSTPEQAVEVAEVSDGVIVGTALVRRLLDGGGADEAHRFISDLRRALDDT